A genomic segment from Methanoplanus limicola DSM 2279 encodes:
- a CDS encoding antitoxin VapB family protein translates to MGTKSINVSEEAYERLKTWKQSDEESFTSVILRVLPKRKSILESYREFQRSGKTISDEDADQLIKDLE, encoded by the coding sequence ATGGGAACTAAAAGTATAAACGTTTCAGAAGAAGCATATGAGCGCCTTAAAACATGGAAACAATCAGATGAAGAAAGTTTTACGAGTGTTATTCTGAGAGTATTACCTAAAAGAAAAAGTATATTGGAGTCATATAGAGAATTTCAGAGATCAGGAAAGACAATATCTGATGAAGATGCAGATCAGTTAATAAAGGATCTCGAGTGA
- a CDS encoding type II toxin-antitoxin system VapC family toxin produces MIILDTTFLVDYIRCGNKKNNNSPILNKFEYLLNSGEPCVTTFVNIFELHRGAYKSLKKERELEAIRTLMEEIVVLGFEENYYSEYGILSSMLEKNGNHIGTFDELIAAIALYNGAKVLTRNVKDFSRVPNLEVIPYP; encoded by the coding sequence ATGATAATCCTCGACACCACCTTCCTGGTAGATTATATAAGATGCGGCAATAAGAAAAATAATAATTCACCAATATTAAATAAATTTGAATACCTTCTAAATTCTGGTGAACCCTGTGTAACAACATTTGTCAACATTTTTGAACTGCACAGGGGGGCATACAAATCTCTGAAAAAGGAAAGGGAACTTGAAGCTATAAGAACCCTGATGGAAGAAATAGTGGTTCTCGGCTTTGAAGAAAATTATTATTCAGAATATGGAATCTTATCATCAATGCTTGAAAAAAATGGTAATCACATTGGGACTTTTGATGAGTTGATTGCAGCAATAGCCCTTTACAATGGAGCAAAAGTCCTGACAAGAAACGTAAAGGATTTTTCAAGAGTCCCTAACCTGGAAGTAATTCCATATCCTTAA